The following proteins are co-located in the Methanobacterium formicicum DSM 3637 genome:
- a CDS encoding V4R domain-containing protein, with protein sequence MANINTESRIKIFSTKTGVNVVQSPIKAQILSILKEGGMSGSQIVSSTKRSKSTISAHLQDLEDAGIIDWVIDPEDRRRKIYYINSKFLGDLSSTKEIENDMNDLLEEYVVQSEDPFNFFRFMFRAIRVALLDEGINIDPILHNAGVKVGKTFYKKLKGQDVNELTRNIAVFWEANKLGNIQIKSMNPIIIQAYDCFECEDLPQLGRPACAFDSGLLEGVFSNYYGQEVEAEETKCYAQGDDFCQFVIKPLKSKE encoded by the coding sequence ATGGCCAACATAAATACCGAAAGCCGTATCAAGATATTTTCCACTAAAACTGGAGTGAATGTGGTTCAAAGCCCAATAAAAGCACAGATTCTCTCCATTCTTAAAGAAGGAGGTATGAGTGGATCCCAGATCGTTTCCTCCACCAAACGGTCAAAATCCACCATCTCCGCACACCTGCAGGACCTGGAGGATGCAGGTATAATTGACTGGGTAATAGACCCGGAGGACCGCCGCCGGAAAATTTATTACATAAACTCCAAATTCCTGGGCGATTTATCATCAACCAAGGAAATAGAAAACGATATGAATGATCTCCTAGAAGAATACGTGGTCCAATCTGAAGACCCATTTAATTTCTTCCGTTTCATGTTCAGAGCTATTCGAGTGGCATTATTAGATGAAGGGATTAATATAGACCCCATACTTCATAATGCAGGGGTTAAAGTGGGTAAGACATTTTATAAAAAGTTAAAGGGTCAGGATGTCAATGAACTTACTCGAAATATCGCAGTGTTCTGGGAAGCCAATAAACTGGGAAATATCCAGATAAAAAGTATGAATCCGATTATAATTCAGGCCTATGACTGTTTTGAATGTGAAGATCTGCCCCAACTGGGAAGACCAGCCTGTGCATTTGATTCAGGACTGTTGGAAGGAGTATTCTCCAATTATTATGGGCAGGAAGTGGAAGCTGAGGAAACCAAATGCTACGCTCAGGGAGATGATTTCTGCCAGTTCGTAATTAAGCCTTTAAAATCAAAAGAATGA
- a CDS encoding alpha/beta fold hydrolase has protein sequence MLKPQYHILKDFQLESGEILPEIKLEYATQGNKKLDNEGNITNAFIYLHGWSGDYTSVENLKSVIGPGKAIDTNHFYVISPTALGAPGSSAPSTSGLKTDFPHYTLKDMVRAHYELITTKLGIKHLNGIMGTSMGGFQALHWAIEYPDFIDFLILNGTSHRISNRMYGMYHLMNQMITEDYGYMNGNYTDNPLRVMEKSSALSFLWSLSPENYETCFQSRSEFLDGMGDREKDAHEWDANDVIWRNKALLEHDLGDEISKIRIPSLVVAINQDQIVDFNFCVRPMHEGLKNSQLFNYDSIWGHYGCVRDVQKAEGAIKNFVKTIYEKEC, from the coding sequence ACAGGGAAATAAAAAACTGGATAACGAGGGGAACATAACCAATGCCTTCATCTATCTCCATGGCTGGAGTGGGGATTACACATCTGTAGAGAATCTTAAGAGTGTAATTGGCCCGGGAAAGGCCATTGACACCAACCACTTCTACGTGATAAGCCCCACTGCACTGGGAGCACCAGGATCATCTGCCCCATCCACATCTGGCCTGAAAACAGATTTCCCTCACTATACCCTGAAGGACATGGTAAGGGCCCATTACGAGCTCATAACCACAAAATTGGGAATAAAACATTTGAACGGGATTATGGGCACATCCATGGGTGGTTTCCAGGCTCTTCACTGGGCAATTGAGTATCCTGATTTCATTGATTTTTTGATACTCAATGGAACCAGCCACCGGATTTCAAACCGGATGTACGGAATGTACCACCTTATGAATCAGATGATCACCGAAGACTATGGTTATATGAATGGCAATTACACCGATAACCCCCTCCGTGTCATGGAAAAATCATCTGCCCTCAGTTTCCTCTGGAGCCTCTCCCCTGAAAATTATGAGACCTGTTTCCAATCCCGGAGTGAATTTTTAGATGGAATGGGGGACCGGGAGAAAGATGCCCATGAATGGGATGCCAATGATGTTATCTGGAGAAATAAGGCTCTTTTAGAACACGATCTGGGGGATGAAATATCTAAAATCAGAATCCCGTCACTGGTGGTGGCCATAAATCAGGATCAGATCGTTGATTTCAATTTTTGTGTCCGACCTATGCATGAAGGACTGAAAAATTCACAACTTTTCAACTATGATTCCATATGGGGACATTACGGTTGTGTTAGGGATGTTCAAAAAGCAGAAGGTGCCATTAAAAACTTCGTGAAAACGATTTATGAGAAGGAATGTTAA
- a CDS encoding FprA family A-type flavoprotein — MKAESEKIGEGVYWVGVLDWDIRKYHGYTLNGTTYNAYLVFGDDKVALIDNAYPGNYQELMARVEDAFEKEGKEVNLDVIVQNHVEKDHSGVLPELHRRFPEAPIYCTEIAVKGLLKHFPALEGANFIEVGTGDALELGGKTLAFLDAFLLHWPDSMFTLLVEQGILFPNDAFGQHICYPQRFDHEIPEHVLMDGTQKFYANLITPLSKLVLKKFQEVTDLGLLEQIKMIAPAHGQIWTDPMKVIGAYSTWATGECPDKITIIYDTMHQSTQKMAHAVAEGAMSEGVDVKMYFLHEDERSEIVKDILESKAIALGAPTIYDEPYPSVGDLIYYLRGLKFNRTGRERLALTFGSMGGKGGAPETLARDLKECGFNVLNEYEVYYVPDADELEKCFEAGKKLAQEIKKA; from the coding sequence ATGAAAGCAGAGTCAGAAAAAATTGGTGAAGGCGTATACTGGGTAGGAGTTTTAGACTGGGACATAAGAAAGTACCATGGATACACTCTAAACGGAACTACCTACAACGCTTATCTTGTATTCGGGGACGACAAAGTGGCTTTAATTGACAATGCCTACCCTGGCAACTATCAGGAACTCATGGCCCGGGTTGAAGATGCATTCGAAAAAGAAGGCAAAGAAGTTAACCTTGACGTGATAGTACAGAACCACGTTGAAAAAGACCACAGTGGAGTTTTACCAGAATTACACCGCAGATTCCCAGAAGCACCAATTTACTGCACAGAAATCGCAGTTAAAGGGCTACTGAAACATTTCCCTGCCTTAGAAGGTGCCAACTTCATTGAAGTGGGAACCGGAGATGCACTGGAACTGGGCGGAAAAACACTGGCATTTTTAGATGCATTCCTACTGCACTGGCCAGACAGCATGTTCACCCTCCTGGTAGAACAAGGAATACTCTTCCCCAACGATGCATTTGGACAGCACATATGCTACCCCCAGAGGTTCGACCATGAAATACCAGAACACGTACTGATGGATGGCACCCAGAAATTTTATGCCAACCTCATCACCCCATTATCCAAACTGGTACTGAAAAAATTCCAGGAAGTCACTGATCTTGGACTCCTGGAACAGATCAAGATGATTGCACCAGCACACGGACAGATCTGGACCGACCCCATGAAAGTCATCGGGGCCTACAGCACATGGGCCACTGGTGAATGCCCGGATAAGATCACCATCATCTACGACACCATGCACCAGTCCACCCAGAAAATGGCCCACGCAGTCGCCGAAGGAGCCATGAGCGAAGGAGTGGATGTTAAAATGTACTTCCTCCACGAAGATGAAAGAAGTGAAATCGTGAAGGACATCTTGGAAAGTAAAGCCATAGCTCTAGGGGCCCCTACCATCTACGATGAACCATACCCCAGCGTGGGTGACCTGATATACTACCTGCGAGGATTGAAATTCAACCGAACTGGAAGGGAACGCCTGGCACTAACCTTTGGATCCATGGGTGGAAAAGGAGGAGCTCCAGAAACCCTGGCCCGTGATCTTAAAGAGTGCGGATTCAACGTACTCAATGAATACGAAGTATACTACGTACCAGATGCAGATGAACTGGAAAAATGCTTCGAAGCAGGTAAAAAACTGGCTCAGGAGATAAAAAAAGCGTAA
- a CDS encoding ferritin family protein, whose amino-acid sequence MDLINEHKIGICKGTDLEKLVAANFSGETQEVGMYLAMARLAQREGLPEVAEVLKTIAWEEAEHAAHFAEMNEVIKPTLKENLEMMLEGETMANNEKKTAAKKAKECDIDPAHDFFDESSRDEARHARMLKGILERYF is encoded by the coding sequence ATGGATCTTATAAACGAACATAAAATAGGAATTTGTAAGGGAACTGACCTGGAAAAACTGGTAGCTGCCAATTTCAGTGGGGAAACTCAGGAAGTGGGAATGTACCTGGCCATGGCCAGACTGGCACAAAGAGAGGGACTCCCAGAAGTGGCAGAAGTACTGAAAACCATAGCATGGGAAGAAGCAGAACACGCAGCACATTTTGCTGAAATGAACGAAGTAATCAAACCCACACTCAAGGAAAACCTGGAAATGATGCTGGAAGGGGAAACCATGGCCAACAACGAGAAAAAAACAGCAGCTAAAAAGGCCAAAGAATGTGACATCGACCCTGCCCATGATTTCTTCGATGAAAGCTCCCGTGATGAAGCCCGTCACGCCCGAATGTTAAAAGGAATTCTGGAGAGGTACTTCTAA